A genome region from Oncorhynchus masou masou isolate Uvic2021 chromosome 14, UVic_Omas_1.1, whole genome shotgun sequence includes the following:
- the si:ch211-256e16.3 gene encoding kelch-like protein 20 isoform X2, with product MFSTDLMESRQERVAINGVESQMIGMLVSYAYTAEVVISKANVQALLAAANLLDVMAVREACCRFMERQMDEMNCVGIHCFAEAHSCRELEKHSMDYILQHFGSVCQQEEFLSLCADKLTEIIASDHLNVAKEETVFEATMLWLDKSATRRQSFEKVLEHIRLPLISPYYIHDVIESLEVVRESQRCQRLISEAKDYLLLQDRRGELYCPRARPRRSTGTAEVIVTVGGEDDKVVLRSVESFDPLTSQWKSLACLPFAVSKHGLVVSGSTLYLAGGEFPDGSASREMWRYDPCFDSWLEMAPMNVARSELGLVMLDGYVFAVGGWEGRSRLDSVECYNPHTNTWQFMESVKMAVTSPAVVALDGLLYVTGGAVLEDGDGTDLAQVYNPKTSVWTEVAPMQIARSGSAACTLKGKIYVIGGWHASTENTDKVECYDPKSNQWTMCAHMRERRYRPGVAVVDGKIYVLGGEEGWDRYHDTIERYCEETDSWEIVGEMPTSRSWLSCVSLQLRKDAHGGSRPGTASETEFSVD from the exons ATGTTCTCCACAGACCTGATGGAGTCCAGACAGGAGCGGGTGGCCATCAACGGAGTGGAGTCCCAGATGATTGGCATGCTGGTCAGCTACGCCTACACGGCTGAGGTGGTCATTTCCAAGGCCAACGTGCAG GCCCTGCTGGCTGCGGCCAACCTCTTGGATGTGATGGCAGTGCGCGAAGCCTGCTGCCGCTTCATGGAGCGCCAGATGGATGAGATGAACTGTGTGGGCATCCACTGCTTTGCTGAGGCCCACTCCTGTAGGGAGCTGGAGAAACACAGCATGGACTACATCCTCCAGCACTTTGGCAGTGTCTGCCAACAG gaggagttcctctctctgtgtgcagACAAGCTGACGGAGATCATCGCCAGCGACCACCTGAACGTAGCCAAGGAGGAGACAGTGTTCGAGGCCACCATGCTGTGGCTGGACAAGAGCGCCACCCGCAGGCAGAGCTTTGAAAAG GTCTTGGAGCACATCCGCCTGCCCCTGATCAGCCCGTACTACATCCACGATGTGATTGAGTCTCTGGAGGTGGTCCGGGAGTCCCAGCGCTGTCAGAGGCTCATCTCTGAGGCCAAGGACTACCTGCTGCTACAGGACCGACGGGGAGAGCTCTACTGCCCCCGAGCACGCCCACGTAGGTCCACAG GGACAGCTGAGGTGATTGTGACGGTGGGAGGAGAGGACGATAAGGTGGTGCTGCGTAGCGTGGAGAGTTTTGACCCCCTTACCAGCCAGTGGAAGAGTCTGGCCTGCCTGCCCTTCGCTGTCAGTAAACATGGCCTGGTGGTTTCAG GCTCCACTCTGTACCTGGCTGGAGGGGAGTTCCCTGATGGCTCAGCCAGCAGAGAGATGTGGCGCTATGACCCCTGCTTCGACTCCTGGCTGGAGATGGCCCCCATGAACGTAGCTCGCTCAGAGCTAG gTTTGGTGATGCTGGACGGCTATGTGTTTGCAGTGGGGGGCTGGGAGGGCCGTTCCCGCCTGGACTCTGTAGAGTGTTACAACCCCCACACCAACACCTGGCAGTTCATGGAGTCGGTCAAGATGGCCGTCACCAGCCCTGCTGTGGTGGCACTGGATGGACTGCTCTATGTCACAG GTGGTGCTGTTCTAGAGGATGGTGACGGCACAGACCTGGCCCAGGTGTACAACCCTAAAACGTCTGTATGGACTGAGGTGGCCCCCATGCAGATCGCTCGCTCCGGCTCTGCTGCCTGCACCCTGAAGGGGAAAATCTACGTCATAG GTGGATGGCATGCGTCCACAGAGAACACAGACAAGGTGGAGTGTTACGACCCCAAGAGTAACCAGTGGACCATGTGTGCCCATATGAGGGAGAGGCGCTACCGGCCCGGTGTGGCCGTGGTGGACGGCAAGATCTACGtgctgggtggagaggagggctgggacaG GTACCACGACACCATCGAGCGGTActgtgaggagacagacagctgggagatCGTAGGGGAGATGCCCACCAGCCGGAGCTGGCTGAGCTGTGTCTCTCTGCAGCTGAGGAAGGATGCCCATGGGGGCAGCCGCCCCGGCACTGCCTCGGAGACCGAGTTCTCTGTGGACTGA
- the si:ch211-256e16.3 gene encoding kelch-like protein 20 isoform X3 — protein sequence MESRQERVAINGVESQMIGMLVSYAYTAEVVISKANVQALLAAANLLDVMAVREACCRFMERQMDEMNCVGIHCFAEAHSCRELEKHSMDYILQHFGSVCQQEEFLSLCADKLTEIIASDHLNVAKEETVFEATMLWLDKSATRRQSFEKVLEHIRLPLISPYYIHDVIESLEVVRESQRCQRLISEAKDYLLLQDRRGELYCPRARPRRSTGTAEVIVTVGGEDDKVVLRSVESFDPLTSQWKSLACLPFAVSKHGLVVSGSTLYLAGGEFPDGSASREMWRYDPCFDSWLEMAPMNVARSELGLVMLDGYVFAVGGWEGRSRLDSVECYNPHTNTWQFMESVKMAVTSPAVVALDGLLYVTGGAVLEDGDGTDLAQVYNPKTSVWTEVAPMQIARSGSAACTLKGKIYVIGGWHASTENTDKVECYDPKSNQWTMCAHMRERRYRPGVAVVDGKIYVLGGEEGWDRYHDTIERYCEETDSWEIVGEMPTSRSWLSCVSLQLRKDAHGGSRPGTASETEFSVD from the exons ATGGAGTCCAGACAGGAGCGGGTGGCCATCAACGGAGTGGAGTCCCAGATGATTGGCATGCTGGTCAGCTACGCCTACACGGCTGAGGTGGTCATTTCCAAGGCCAACGTGCAG GCCCTGCTGGCTGCGGCCAACCTCTTGGATGTGATGGCAGTGCGCGAAGCCTGCTGCCGCTTCATGGAGCGCCAGATGGATGAGATGAACTGTGTGGGCATCCACTGCTTTGCTGAGGCCCACTCCTGTAGGGAGCTGGAGAAACACAGCATGGACTACATCCTCCAGCACTTTGGCAGTGTCTGCCAACAG gaggagttcctctctctgtgtgcagACAAGCTGACGGAGATCATCGCCAGCGACCACCTGAACGTAGCCAAGGAGGAGACAGTGTTCGAGGCCACCATGCTGTGGCTGGACAAGAGCGCCACCCGCAGGCAGAGCTTTGAAAAG GTCTTGGAGCACATCCGCCTGCCCCTGATCAGCCCGTACTACATCCACGATGTGATTGAGTCTCTGGAGGTGGTCCGGGAGTCCCAGCGCTGTCAGAGGCTCATCTCTGAGGCCAAGGACTACCTGCTGCTACAGGACCGACGGGGAGAGCTCTACTGCCCCCGAGCACGCCCACGTAGGTCCACAG GGACAGCTGAGGTGATTGTGACGGTGGGAGGAGAGGACGATAAGGTGGTGCTGCGTAGCGTGGAGAGTTTTGACCCCCTTACCAGCCAGTGGAAGAGTCTGGCCTGCCTGCCCTTCGCTGTCAGTAAACATGGCCTGGTGGTTTCAG GCTCCACTCTGTACCTGGCTGGAGGGGAGTTCCCTGATGGCTCAGCCAGCAGAGAGATGTGGCGCTATGACCCCTGCTTCGACTCCTGGCTGGAGATGGCCCCCATGAACGTAGCTCGCTCAGAGCTAG gTTTGGTGATGCTGGACGGCTATGTGTTTGCAGTGGGGGGCTGGGAGGGCCGTTCCCGCCTGGACTCTGTAGAGTGTTACAACCCCCACACCAACACCTGGCAGTTCATGGAGTCGGTCAAGATGGCCGTCACCAGCCCTGCTGTGGTGGCACTGGATGGACTGCTCTATGTCACAG GTGGTGCTGTTCTAGAGGATGGTGACGGCACAGACCTGGCCCAGGTGTACAACCCTAAAACGTCTGTATGGACTGAGGTGGCCCCCATGCAGATCGCTCGCTCCGGCTCTGCTGCCTGCACCCTGAAGGGGAAAATCTACGTCATAG GTGGATGGCATGCGTCCACAGAGAACACAGACAAGGTGGAGTGTTACGACCCCAAGAGTAACCAGTGGACCATGTGTGCCCATATGAGGGAGAGGCGCTACCGGCCCGGTGTGGCCGTGGTGGACGGCAAGATCTACGtgctgggtggagaggagggctgggacaG GTACCACGACACCATCGAGCGGTActgtgaggagacagacagctgggagatCGTAGGGGAGATGCCCACCAGCCGGAGCTGGCTGAGCTGTGTCTCTCTGCAGCTGAGGAAGGATGCCCATGGGGGCAGCCGCCCCGGCACTGCCTCGGAGACCGAGTTCTCTGTGGACTGA
- the LOC135554622 gene encoding cytochrome b-c1 complex subunit 2, mitochondrial, which produces MKGIRTLNKLSIRCYAARRSDVLTEPLAGLKAGAALPPQSVQVSKLPNGLVIASLENYSPVSSVGVFVKAGTRYETVENQGVSHVLRLAANLTTKGASAFRICRGVEAVGGSLSVTSSRETMVYSVECLRDHLDTVMEYLINVTMTPEFRPWEVDDLTSRVKVDRALAHQCSQIGVIEKLHEAAYKNALSNSLYCPDYMVGKVSGEQLQSFVQNNFTSARMALVGLGVNHSVLRQVGEQLFRVRSGAGVAGAKAVYRGGELRVQNGAGLVHSLIASEGGVTGSAEANAFSVLQRVLGAGPHVKRGSNVTSKLSQGIAKATTQPFDATAFNATYADSGLFGVYSIAQADSAGEVIKAAIAQVTGVAKGGVSEDDVTRAKKQLKAEYLMSMESSEGLLEEMGAQALSSGAYHSPETVTQSIDSVSHADVVNAARKFVDGKKSMAASGQLANTPFVDEL; this is translated from the exons ATGAAAGGGATCCGAACTCTAAATAAATTATCC ATACGATGCTATGCAGCCAGGAGGAGTGATGTCCTCACTGAGCCCTTGGCTGGCCTGAAGGCTGGGGCGGCCCTGCCCCCCCAGAGTGTACAG GTGTCCAAGCTGCCCAACGGTCTAGTGATTGCGTCGTTGGAGAACTACTCTCCCGTGTccagtgtgggtgtgtttgttaaAGCAGGCACTCGTTATGAGACTGTGGAGAACCAGGGAGTCAGTCATGTCCTGCGGTTGGCAGCCAACCTG ACTACTAAGGGAGCGTCTGCGTTCAGGATCTGTCGTGGTGTGGAGGCAGTGGGGGGTAGTCTGAG CGTAACGTCATCGAGGGAGACCATGGTTTACTCTGTGGAGTGTTTGAGAGACCACTT agacacagtgatggagtaCCTGATCAACGTGACCATGACCCCAGAGTTCCGGCCATGGGAGGTGGACGACCTGACCTCCAGGGTCAAGGTAGACCGGGCCCTGGCCCACCAGTGTTCACAAATAG GTGTCATTGAGAAGTTGCATGAAGCTGCTTACAAAAACGCTCTATCCAACTCCCTGTACTGTCCTGACTACATGGTTGGCAAAGTCAGTGGTGAACAG CTGCAGTCCTTTGTCCAGAACAATTTCACCAGTGCCAGAATGGCTCTTGTAGGACTAG GTGTGAATCACTCAGTGCTGAGGCAGGTAGGAGAGCAGTTGTTCCGTGTCCGCAGTGGGGCTGGAGTTGCTGGGGCCAAGGCTGTATACCGTGGAG GTGAGCTGCGGGTGCAGAACGGGGCCGGTCTGGTCCACTCTCTGATCGCCAGTGAGGGCGGTGTGACTGGATCAGCAGAGGCCAATGCCTTTAGTGTGCTGCAAAGGGTTCTGGGAGCCGGGCCACATGTAAAGAGAGGCTCCAACGTCACCAGCAAACTGAGCCAGGGCATCGCCAAGGCAACTACACAGCCCTTCGAT GCCACAGCCTTCAATGCCACATACGCTGACTCTGGACTCTTTGGAGTCTACTCCATCGCCCAAGCCGACTCCGCAGGAGAG GTGATCAAAGCTGCCATCGCCCAGGTGACAGGGGTTGCGAAGGGAGGCGTGTCCGAGGACGATGTCACCAGAGCAAA GAAACAGTTGAAAGCCGAGTACCTGATGTCCATGGAGAGTTCCGAGGGCCTGCTGGAGGAGATGGGGGCCCAGGCTCTGTCCAGCGGAGCCTACCACTCACCAGAGACAGTTACCCAGAGCATCGACTCTGTCAGCCACGCAGACGTCGTCAAC GCTGCGAGAAAGTTTGTGGACGGCAAGAAATCGATGGCAGCTAGTGGACAGCTCGCCAACACACCCTTTGTGGATGAATTGTGA